A part of Solenopsis invicta isolate M01_SB chromosome 2, UNIL_Sinv_3.0, whole genome shotgun sequence genomic DNA contains:
- the LOC105200840 gene encoding MMS19 nucleotide excision repair protein homolog isoform X3, whose product MLSISCKQQFLVMASSPNFDLKERLDISFKDTAALSSLCKNIASEIKSGSMKLCTLVEILGSYMTDQNVLTREKGVTALSFVLSQLPQDYLTESELHFIITFYCDRMKDHYSIIPSVLHGIQAIVNMTHLPQNASSSLLRVMFEHVQCQSQLLPERRIIYLVLKNLLENRSDDLRSMGPDLVYGVISSMDGERDPNNLILIFNMLPRFIKEFPLGHLTEEMFEVVACYFPVDFNPSGENINVTREDLAEKLMPCLCAVPEFADYCLPLVIDKLSSTLMVAKLDSLNLLRESVQTFGLSKIESYLPDLWTILQKEIVSGRDIKIRDAALQAITSLIKVMLVNETVCKNFIDKIIADIKWSLCDVQLSLYRPCQTLLETIATVDKMMCIHILKIAIPLCIGQYSTKTSLNDKIALIETLNNWMKICSNHDFCIQDVPELSWTNVPQMYLDDLTIENTELKSKIFFGLTIQKAYLNDVQRSMLYNAVCNEIETGCDKIQIVCHTTIIDFATLYLEEISMLVKERLLSNIDETKMELLKRRIKALAAIAKIPELGCVILPKIVTMITNTVNTDICVTALQNIQKLVTLKKSDYNIHEFLYKECHIIDKLILYETNVVDSKMLISNICQLIIRNLTIEEQRVIVEKYAVALNTKIPETDVTVMMNLFISLRKNIDLNINNNMVENLYNLATSNCNVDIRQTSCKFLSVLLNKMKVSDLDRVVSYLEDKINNNLSANNDIKLKQHTVNFQIWMTKALVMRGYAKSQYFLENVRVVKSFTPIKSR is encoded by the exons ATGTTGAGTATCTCGTGTAAACAACAGTTTTTGGTTATGGCCTCGTCTCcgaattttgatttaaaagaaCGACTGGATATTAGTTTTAAAGATACAGCGGCTCTAAGTtcattatgcaaaaatatagCTTCCG aaataaaatcaGGTTCTATGAAACTCTGCACCTTAGTGGAGATACTAGGTTCTTACATGACAGACCAAAATGTGCTCACGAGGGAAAAGGGGGTTACAGCCCTGTCTTTTGTCTTGTCGCAGCTACCCCAAGATTATCTGACTGAATCAGAATTGCATTtcattattacgttttattgcGATAGGATGAAGGATCATTATAGTATTATACCATCTGTACTACATGGTATTCAAGCAATT gtGAACATGACCCATTTACCTCAAAATGCATCATCATCCTTATTAAGAGTTATGTTTGAGCACGTTCAATGCCAATCTCAGTTGTTACCTGAACGTCGCATAATATATCTagtacttaaaaatttactagaaaataGATCAGATGATTTGAGATCTATGGGACCAGACTTAGTTTATGGTGTTATCAGTTCCATGGATGGTGAAAGAGATCCAAATAATCtcatattaatattcaatatgcTACCacgttttataaaagaatttccaTTAGGTCATTTAACTGAAGAAATGTTTGAAGTTGTGGCATGCTATTTTCCAGTTGATTTTAATCct TCCGGCGAAAATATAAATGTGACTCGGGAAGATTTGGCAGAAAAATTGATGCCTTGCTTATGTGCTGTTCCAGAATTTGCAGATTATTGCTTACCTCTTGTAATTGATAAATTGAGTTCTACTCTCATGGTTGCTAAACTTGATTCTTTAAATCTATTACGTGAAAGTGTTCAAACGTTTGGGTTGTCAAAAATAGAATCTTATCTACCAGACTTGTGGACAATTTTGCAGAAAGAAATAGTGTCCGGAAGAGACATTAAAATAAGAGATGCTGCTTTACAAGCAATAACgtctttaattaaagttatgttAGTTAATGaaactgtttgtaaaaatttcattgaCAAGATAATCGCCGATATAAAATGGTCGTTGTGCGATGTGCAACTTAGTTTGTATAGACCCTGCCAAACACTATTGGAAACAATAGCCACAGTTGACAAAATGATGTGTATACACATCTTGAAAATTGCAATACCTCTATGTATTGGACAATATTCTACAAAAACTTCGTTAAATGACAAAATTGCATTGatagaaacattaaataattggATGAAGATATGTTCCAATCACGATTTTTGCATTCAAG atgTTCCAGAGTTATCATGGACAAATGTACCTCAAATGTATTTAGATGACTTAACAATAGAGAATActgaattaaaaagtaaaatattctttGGTTTAACAATTCAAAAGGCATACTTAAATGATGTGCAACGTTCTATGTTATATAATGCGGTATGCAATGAAATTGAAACAGGATGcgataaaatacaaattgtatGTCATACAACTATTATAGATTTTGCAACGTTATATCTTGAAGAAATATCAATGTTAGTTAAAGAGAGATTGTTATCAAATATAG ATGAAACGAAGATGGAATTATTAAAACGTAGAATAAAAGCTTTAGCAGCGATTGCTAAAATACCTGAACTGGGTTGTGTAATACTCCCAAAAATAGTTACAATGATAACAAATACTGTTAATACTGATATATGTGTCACAGCATTACAGAATATCCAGAAGTTGGTTACTCTAAAGAAATCTGATTACAATATACATGAATTTCTATATAAGGAATGccatattattgataaattaattttatacgaaaCCAATGTTGTCGATTCTAAAATGTTGATATCTAATATATGCCAGTTAATTATACGAAATCTTACAATTGAGGAACAACGTGTGATTGTAGAGAAATACGCTGTggctttaaatacaaaaattccCGAAACTGATGTAACTGTAATGAtgaatctttttatttctttacgaaaaaatattgacctgaatataaataataatatggtGGAAAATCTGTATAATCTAGCAACTAGCAATTGCAATGTGGATATAAGGCAAACGAGctgtaaatttttatctgtgttattaaataaaatgaaagtgtCAGATCTTGATAGGGTTGTATCTTATCTAgaagacaaaataaataataatttaagtgcAAACAATGACATCAAATTAAAGCAACATAcagttaattttcaaatttggatGACTAAAGCACTTGTCATGAGAGGATATGCAAAATCTCAATACTTTCTGGAGAATGTACGTGtagttaaat CTTTCACACCTATTAAGTCACGATGA
- the LOC105200839 gene encoding cytochrome c oxidase assembly protein COX15 homolog: protein MLNVVRYHTKALGVYNTTRSIFSRQHLFTNAKADVVRCNDVSLKKYCSKFLLQKRPLQQVNVVTRNYASKPSGKHDKIVGSWLLTCGGMVFVAVALGGITRLTESGLSMVTWKLLGEKMPLNEAQWLSEFERYKQFPEYKITNYNMTLEEFKHIWWMEYLHRMWGRLIGAAFVIPATYFWYKGMLKPGMKTRVVVLGSLIGLQGLMGWYMVKSGLEDRFIEPSDVPRVSQYRLATHLGLALLLYTGFLYNALDHLIPAQKLTVNVSGTVIASNALKALKRFKGLIYSTKGLVFVTALSGAFVAGMDAGLIYNTFPKMADKWIPDDILGISPVLRNFTENPTTVQFDHRILGITTIALITCLGVLSRKHKLPGRGRKAVAAVLCAGYLQVLLGISTLLYHVPLTLAASHQSGSLILLSSIIWLCHELKYLGKFAK from the exons ATGTTGAATGTCGTGAGGTATCATACGAAAGCATTAGGAGTGTATAACACTACGAGAAGCATATTTAGCCGGCAACACCTGTTTACGAATGCGAAAGCCGACGTCGTGCGATGTAACGATGTTTCCTTGAAGAAATACTgttcaaaatttctattgcaAAAG AGACCGCTTCAACAAGTTAACGTTGTAACTCGCAATTATGCTTCAAAACCGAGCGGTAAACATGACAAGATTGTGGGATCTTGGTTGCTCACCTGCGGCGGCATGGTTTTCGTAGCAGTCGCGCTAG GTGGTATAACGAGACTTACTGAATCAGGCTTATCTATGGTTACCTGGAAATTGTTAGGAGAGAAAATGCCCCTCAATGAGGCTCAATGGCTCTCAGAATTTGAGCGTTACAAACAATTTCCTgaatataaaat AACCAACTACAATATGACATTGGAGGAGTTTAAACATATTTGGTGGATGGAATATTTGCACAGAATGTGGGGACGTTTAATTGGCGCTGCATTTGTAATTCCAGCAACGTATTTTTGGTATAAAGGTATGCTAAAACCAGGAATGAAAACGCGCGTTGTTGTCTTAGGATCTCTAATTGGCCTGCAAGGACTCATGGGATGGTACATGGTTAAATCTGGATTGGAAGATCGTTTTATAGAACCATCCGATGTCCCGCGGGTGTCGCAGTATCGTTTAGCCACGCACCTCGGATTGGCGTTGCTTTTGTATACTGGATTTCTCTATAACGCTTTGGATCATCTGATTCCTGCTCAAAAGCTAACTGTAAATGTCTCTGGTACTGTAATCGCGAGTAATGCATTGAAAGCACTGAAAAGATTTAAAGGATTAATTTACTCGACAAAAGGACTAGTATTTGTCACCGCTTTGTCGGGAGCATTTGTAGCTGGAATGGACGCTGGTCTTATTTATAACACTTTTCCAAAAATGGCAGATAAATGGATACCTGATGATATACTCGGTATATCTCCAGTATTAAGAAACTTTACAGAAAATCCAACTACAGTTCAATTTGATCACAGAATTTTG GGAATCACTACCATAGCATTGATTACTTGTTTGGGTGTTCTGTCTCGTAAACATAAGCTTCCTGGTCGAGGAAGAAAGGCTGTAGCTGCTGTACTTTGTGCTGGCTATCTTCAAGTACTTTTAGGCatttcaactttattatatcATGTTCCTCTAACGCTAGCTGCGTCACATCAATCTGGCAGTCTCATACTTTTAAGTAGTATAATTTGGCTGTGCCATGAACTGAAATATTTAGGAAAATTtgctaaataa
- the LOC105200840 gene encoding MMS19 nucleotide excision repair protein homolog isoform X2, protein MKLCTLVEILGSYMTDQNVLTREKGVTALSFVLSQLPQDYLTESELHFIITFYCDRMKDHYSIIPSVLHGIQAIVNMTHLPQNASSSLLRVMFEHVQCQSQLLPERRIIYLVLKNLLENRSDDLRSMGPDLVYGVISSMDGERDPNNLILIFNMLPRFIKEFPLGHLTEEMFEVVACYFPVDFNPSGENINVTREDLAEKLMPCLCAVPEFADYCLPLVIDKLSSTLMVAKLDSLNLLRESVQTFGLSKIESYLPDLWTILQKEIVSGRDIKIRDAALQAITSLIKVMLVNETVCKNFIDKIIADIKWSLCDVQLSLYRPCQTLLETIATVDKMMCIHILKIAIPLCIGQYSTKTSLNDKIALIETLNNWMKICSNHDFCIQDVPELSWTNVPQMYLDDLTIENTELKSKIFFGLTIQKAYLNDVQRSMLYNAVCNEIETGCDKIQIVCHTTIIDFATLYLEEISMLVKERLLSNIDETKMELLKRRIKALAAIAKIPELGCVILPKIVTMITNTVNTDICVTALQNIQKLVTLKKSDYNIHEFLYKECHIIDKLILYETNVVDSKMLISNICQLIIRNLTIEEQRVIVEKYAVALNTKIPETDVTVMMNLFISLRKNIDLNINNNMVENLYNLATSNCNVDIRQTSCKFLSVLLNKMKVSDLDRVVSYLEDKINNNLSANNDIKLKQHTVNFQIWMTKALVMRGYAKSQYFLENLSHLLSHDELGQFTGEQYQILVSKYEDILITENFCDVKIFYKQRVFEHLLRQNINFTKTMRQNYLIALVHLLEQIPEELLFLHLTELVPLLIESLSLSNEHLVLWTLISLKLFLNTKHDVFSDNLQCVIPRLMQLSMHRIMGVRIAALECLAHCANYPVILINPYKETVLDKLGIIIDDRKRLVRKAAVEARTRWYLVGASGD, encoded by the exons ATGAAACTCTGCACCTTAGTGGAGATACTAGGTTCTTACATGACAGACCAAAATGTGCTCACGAGGGAAAAGGGGGTTACAGCCCTGTCTTTTGTCTTGTCGCAGCTACCCCAAGATTATCTGACTGAATCAGAATTGCATTtcattattacgttttattgcGATAGGATGAAGGATCATTATAGTATTATACCATCTGTACTACATGGTATTCAAGCAATT gtGAACATGACCCATTTACCTCAAAATGCATCATCATCCTTATTAAGAGTTATGTTTGAGCACGTTCAATGCCAATCTCAGTTGTTACCTGAACGTCGCATAATATATCTagtacttaaaaatttactagaaaataGATCAGATGATTTGAGATCTATGGGACCAGACTTAGTTTATGGTGTTATCAGTTCCATGGATGGTGAAAGAGATCCAAATAATCtcatattaatattcaatatgcTACCacgttttataaaagaatttccaTTAGGTCATTTAACTGAAGAAATGTTTGAAGTTGTGGCATGCTATTTTCCAGTTGATTTTAATCct TCCGGCGAAAATATAAATGTGACTCGGGAAGATTTGGCAGAAAAATTGATGCCTTGCTTATGTGCTGTTCCAGAATTTGCAGATTATTGCTTACCTCTTGTAATTGATAAATTGAGTTCTACTCTCATGGTTGCTAAACTTGATTCTTTAAATCTATTACGTGAAAGTGTTCAAACGTTTGGGTTGTCAAAAATAGAATCTTATCTACCAGACTTGTGGACAATTTTGCAGAAAGAAATAGTGTCCGGAAGAGACATTAAAATAAGAGATGCTGCTTTACAAGCAATAACgtctttaattaaagttatgttAGTTAATGaaactgtttgtaaaaatttcattgaCAAGATAATCGCCGATATAAAATGGTCGTTGTGCGATGTGCAACTTAGTTTGTATAGACCCTGCCAAACACTATTGGAAACAATAGCCACAGTTGACAAAATGATGTGTATACACATCTTGAAAATTGCAATACCTCTATGTATTGGACAATATTCTACAAAAACTTCGTTAAATGACAAAATTGCATTGatagaaacattaaataattggATGAAGATATGTTCCAATCACGATTTTTGCATTCAAG atgTTCCAGAGTTATCATGGACAAATGTACCTCAAATGTATTTAGATGACTTAACAATAGAGAATActgaattaaaaagtaaaatattctttGGTTTAACAATTCAAAAGGCATACTTAAATGATGTGCAACGTTCTATGTTATATAATGCGGTATGCAATGAAATTGAAACAGGATGcgataaaatacaaattgtatGTCATACAACTATTATAGATTTTGCAACGTTATATCTTGAAGAAATATCAATGTTAGTTAAAGAGAGATTGTTATCAAATATAG ATGAAACGAAGATGGAATTATTAAAACGTAGAATAAAAGCTTTAGCAGCGATTGCTAAAATACCTGAACTGGGTTGTGTAATACTCCCAAAAATAGTTACAATGATAACAAATACTGTTAATACTGATATATGTGTCACAGCATTACAGAATATCCAGAAGTTGGTTACTCTAAAGAAATCTGATTACAATATACATGAATTTCTATATAAGGAATGccatattattgataaattaattttatacgaaaCCAATGTTGTCGATTCTAAAATGTTGATATCTAATATATGCCAGTTAATTATACGAAATCTTACAATTGAGGAACAACGTGTGATTGTAGAGAAATACGCTGTggctttaaatacaaaaattccCGAAACTGATGTAACTGTAATGAtgaatctttttatttctttacgaaaaaatattgacctgaatataaataataatatggtGGAAAATCTGTATAATCTAGCAACTAGCAATTGCAATGTGGATATAAGGCAAACGAGctgtaaatttttatctgtgttattaaataaaatgaaagtgtCAGATCTTGATAGGGTTGTATCTTATCTAgaagacaaaataaataataatttaagtgcAAACAATGACATCAAATTAAAGCAACATAcagttaattttcaaatttggatGACTAAAGCACTTGTCATGAGAGGATATGCAAAATCTCAATACTTTCTGGAGAAT CTTTCACACCTATTAAGTCACGATGAACTAGGTCAATTTACAGGTgaacaatatcaaattttagtaAGTAAATATGAGGATATTTTGATAACGGAAAATTTCTGCGACGTAAAAATCTTTTACAAACAAAGAGTGTTTGAACATTTGTTGCGacaaaatattaactttacaAAAACAATGAGACAGAATTATCTTATTGCTTTGGTACATTTATTAGAACAAATACCtgaagaattattatttttgcatttaaccGAG TTGGTGCCACTGTTGATCGAGTCTCTATCGCTTAGCAATGAACATTTAGTGCTCTGGACATTGATATCACTCAAACTTTTTCTTAATACGAAACATGATGTTTTTTCTGATAATTTACAATGTGTAATACCGAGGCTGATGCAGTTATCAATGCATCGGATTAtg gGTGTCAGAATTGCGGCTCTAGAATGCTTAGCCCATTGTGCTAATTATCCTGTTATTCTAATAAACCCCTACAAGGAGACAGTATTAGACAAATTGGGGATAATAATCGATGATCGCAAACGCTTAGTTAGAAAAGCTGCAGTGGAAGCAAGAACACGATGGTACTTAGTGGGTGCATCTGGAGACTAG
- the LOC105200841 gene encoding ubiquitin domain-containing protein 1 — protein sequence MGGCIGITRARNASINDTSENSSRTNSGNTRKNHLLCHEVIRWKSDVPLTEGQLRSKRDEFWDTAPAFDGRKEIWDALRAGATAAEAQDYQLAQAILDGANISVPNGFLTECYDELGTRYQVPIYCLSYPINIVKEDSGRDSPADCSEPVDEGTEQTLKLRLSTTLGEVKLPVYSNDTIAIAKKKLQSQEGLEPSRQRWFFGGKLLGDKMHVEEAKVQPGYIIQVIVNPEKSDNISGKTS from the exons ATGGGAGGCTGCATAGGTATAACGAGGGCAAGAAATGCCTCAATCAATGATACATCGGAAAATTCGAGCAGAACTAATTCGG GGAATACAAGAAAAAATCATCTTTTATGTCACGAGGTAATCAGATGGAAATCGGATGTACCTCTAACTGAGGGTCAGCTGAGAAGTAAGCGAGATGAATTTTGGGACACTGCACCAGCATTTGATGGTCGTAAAGAAATTTGGGACGCACTGAGGGCAGGTGCAACTGCAGCAGAAGCACAGGATTATCAGTTGGCACAGGCCATATTAGATGGAGCTAATATTTCTGTACCAAATGGTTTCTTAACCGAATGTTATGACGAGTTAGGGACTCGTTATCAAGTACCTATTTATTGTTTATCCTACCCAATTAATATCGTAAAAGAAGATAGTGGGAGAGACTCACCTGCTGATTGCTCAg AACCAGTCGACGAAGGAACAGAACAAACTTTAAAACTTAGACTATCGACTACTTTAGGAGAAGTTAAACTACCTGTTTATAGCAATGACACTATTGCTATTGCTAAGAAAAAATTACAG aGTCAAGAGGGTTTGGAACCTTCACGTCAAAGGTGGTTCTTTGGTGGGAAATTGCTTGGTGATAAAATGCATGTAGAAGAAGCAAAGGTACAGCCAGGTTACATAATACAAGTAATTGTAAATCCAGAGAAATCAGATAACATCTCTGGGAAGACTAGCTGA
- the LOC105200837 gene encoding MORN repeat-containing protein 4 homolog, protein MGDGVAKNGAYKYNDGTKYIGDWNRRGLKHGAGLLVLPDGTRYDGAFQNGLCSGLGVIVFSDGAKYEGEFMQGWFHGHGVFWRADGMKFEGEFRGGRIWGLGLVTYADGSHGFPRNEGFFQDCRLIRRRRCPDIVQKAQKISMMARTQCN, encoded by the exons ATGGGTGACG GTGTGGCAAAGAATGGTGCATACAAATATAACGATGGTACAAAATATATCGGCGATTGGAATCGTAGAGGACTGAAACACGGCGCAGGTCTATTAGTACTACCAGATGGAACGCGATACGATGGAGCGTTTCAAAATGGATTATGCTCCGGCTTGGGAGTTATTGTATTTTCCGACGGAGCAAA GTACGAGGGAGAATTTATGCAAGGATGGTTTCACGGCCATGGTGTTTTCTGGCGAGCCGACGGAATGAAATTTGAAGGAGAATTTCGCGGGGGTCGTATCTGGGGCTTAG GTTTAGTGACTTATGCCGATGGATCGCATGGATTTCCGAGAAATGAAGGTTTCTTTCAAGATTGCAGATTGATAAGGCGACGACGTTGTCCTGACATAGTGCAGAAGGCGCAAAAAATTTCTATGATGGCACGTACTCAGTGCAATTAA
- the LOC105200840 gene encoding MMS19 nucleotide excision repair protein homolog isoform X1, translated as MLSISCKQQFLVMASSPNFDLKERLDISFKDTAALSSLCKNIASEIKSGSMKLCTLVEILGSYMTDQNVLTREKGVTALSFVLSQLPQDYLTESELHFIITFYCDRMKDHYSIIPSVLHGIQAIVNMTHLPQNASSSLLRVMFEHVQCQSQLLPERRIIYLVLKNLLENRSDDLRSMGPDLVYGVISSMDGERDPNNLILIFNMLPRFIKEFPLGHLTEEMFEVVACYFPVDFNPSGENINVTREDLAEKLMPCLCAVPEFADYCLPLVIDKLSSTLMVAKLDSLNLLRESVQTFGLSKIESYLPDLWTILQKEIVSGRDIKIRDAALQAITSLIKVMLVNETVCKNFIDKIIADIKWSLCDVQLSLYRPCQTLLETIATVDKMMCIHILKIAIPLCIGQYSTKTSLNDKIALIETLNNWMKICSNHDFCIQDVPELSWTNVPQMYLDDLTIENTELKSKIFFGLTIQKAYLNDVQRSMLYNAVCNEIETGCDKIQIVCHTTIIDFATLYLEEISMLVKERLLSNIDETKMELLKRRIKALAAIAKIPELGCVILPKIVTMITNTVNTDICVTALQNIQKLVTLKKSDYNIHEFLYKECHIIDKLILYETNVVDSKMLISNICQLIIRNLTIEEQRVIVEKYAVALNTKIPETDVTVMMNLFISLRKNIDLNINNNMVENLYNLATSNCNVDIRQTSCKFLSVLLNKMKVSDLDRVVSYLEDKINNNLSANNDIKLKQHTVNFQIWMTKALVMRGYAKSQYFLENLSHLLSHDELGQFTGEQYQILVSKYEDILITENFCDVKIFYKQRVFEHLLRQNINFTKTMRQNYLIALVHLLEQIPEELLFLHLTELVPLLIESLSLSNEHLVLWTLISLKLFLNTKHDVFSDNLQCVIPRLMQLSMHRIMGVRIAALECLAHCANYPVILINPYKETVLDKLGIIIDDRKRLVRKAAVEARTRWYLVGASGD; from the exons ATGTTGAGTATCTCGTGTAAACAACAGTTTTTGGTTATGGCCTCGTCTCcgaattttgatttaaaagaaCGACTGGATATTAGTTTTAAAGATACAGCGGCTCTAAGTtcattatgcaaaaatatagCTTCCG aaataaaatcaGGTTCTATGAAACTCTGCACCTTAGTGGAGATACTAGGTTCTTACATGACAGACCAAAATGTGCTCACGAGGGAAAAGGGGGTTACAGCCCTGTCTTTTGTCTTGTCGCAGCTACCCCAAGATTATCTGACTGAATCAGAATTGCATTtcattattacgttttattgcGATAGGATGAAGGATCATTATAGTATTATACCATCTGTACTACATGGTATTCAAGCAATT gtGAACATGACCCATTTACCTCAAAATGCATCATCATCCTTATTAAGAGTTATGTTTGAGCACGTTCAATGCCAATCTCAGTTGTTACCTGAACGTCGCATAATATATCTagtacttaaaaatttactagaaaataGATCAGATGATTTGAGATCTATGGGACCAGACTTAGTTTATGGTGTTATCAGTTCCATGGATGGTGAAAGAGATCCAAATAATCtcatattaatattcaatatgcTACCacgttttataaaagaatttccaTTAGGTCATTTAACTGAAGAAATGTTTGAAGTTGTGGCATGCTATTTTCCAGTTGATTTTAATCct TCCGGCGAAAATATAAATGTGACTCGGGAAGATTTGGCAGAAAAATTGATGCCTTGCTTATGTGCTGTTCCAGAATTTGCAGATTATTGCTTACCTCTTGTAATTGATAAATTGAGTTCTACTCTCATGGTTGCTAAACTTGATTCTTTAAATCTATTACGTGAAAGTGTTCAAACGTTTGGGTTGTCAAAAATAGAATCTTATCTACCAGACTTGTGGACAATTTTGCAGAAAGAAATAGTGTCCGGAAGAGACATTAAAATAAGAGATGCTGCTTTACAAGCAATAACgtctttaattaaagttatgttAGTTAATGaaactgtttgtaaaaatttcattgaCAAGATAATCGCCGATATAAAATGGTCGTTGTGCGATGTGCAACTTAGTTTGTATAGACCCTGCCAAACACTATTGGAAACAATAGCCACAGTTGACAAAATGATGTGTATACACATCTTGAAAATTGCAATACCTCTATGTATTGGACAATATTCTACAAAAACTTCGTTAAATGACAAAATTGCATTGatagaaacattaaataattggATGAAGATATGTTCCAATCACGATTTTTGCATTCAAG atgTTCCAGAGTTATCATGGACAAATGTACCTCAAATGTATTTAGATGACTTAACAATAGAGAATActgaattaaaaagtaaaatattctttGGTTTAACAATTCAAAAGGCATACTTAAATGATGTGCAACGTTCTATGTTATATAATGCGGTATGCAATGAAATTGAAACAGGATGcgataaaatacaaattgtatGTCATACAACTATTATAGATTTTGCAACGTTATATCTTGAAGAAATATCAATGTTAGTTAAAGAGAGATTGTTATCAAATATAG ATGAAACGAAGATGGAATTATTAAAACGTAGAATAAAAGCTTTAGCAGCGATTGCTAAAATACCTGAACTGGGTTGTGTAATACTCCCAAAAATAGTTACAATGATAACAAATACTGTTAATACTGATATATGTGTCACAGCATTACAGAATATCCAGAAGTTGGTTACTCTAAAGAAATCTGATTACAATATACATGAATTTCTATATAAGGAATGccatattattgataaattaattttatacgaaaCCAATGTTGTCGATTCTAAAATGTTGATATCTAATATATGCCAGTTAATTATACGAAATCTTACAATTGAGGAACAACGTGTGATTGTAGAGAAATACGCTGTggctttaaatacaaaaattccCGAAACTGATGTAACTGTAATGAtgaatctttttatttctttacgaaaaaatattgacctgaatataaataataatatggtGGAAAATCTGTATAATCTAGCAACTAGCAATTGCAATGTGGATATAAGGCAAACGAGctgtaaatttttatctgtgttattaaataaaatgaaagtgtCAGATCTTGATAGGGTTGTATCTTATCTAgaagacaaaataaataataatttaagtgcAAACAATGACATCAAATTAAAGCAACATAcagttaattttcaaatttggatGACTAAAGCACTTGTCATGAGAGGATATGCAAAATCTCAATACTTTCTGGAGAAT CTTTCACACCTATTAAGTCACGATGAACTAGGTCAATTTACAGGTgaacaatatcaaattttagtaAGTAAATATGAGGATATTTTGATAACGGAAAATTTCTGCGACGTAAAAATCTTTTACAAACAAAGAGTGTTTGAACATTTGTTGCGacaaaatattaactttacaAAAACAATGAGACAGAATTATCTTATTGCTTTGGTACATTTATTAGAACAAATACCtgaagaattattatttttgcatttaaccGAG TTGGTGCCACTGTTGATCGAGTCTCTATCGCTTAGCAATGAACATTTAGTGCTCTGGACATTGATATCACTCAAACTTTTTCTTAATACGAAACATGATGTTTTTTCTGATAATTTACAATGTGTAATACCGAGGCTGATGCAGTTATCAATGCATCGGATTAtg gGTGTCAGAATTGCGGCTCTAGAATGCTTAGCCCATTGTGCTAATTATCCTGTTATTCTAATAAACCCCTACAAGGAGACAGTATTAGACAAATTGGGGATAATAATCGATGATCGCAAACGCTTAGTTAGAAAAGCTGCAGTGGAAGCAAGAACACGATGGTACTTAGTGGGTGCATCTGGAGACTAG